In bacterium, the genomic window GGTATCCGTCACTTCGTTTTTCCCAAATCTGACTGATCCTTGCATCGATCGACATCTTGCGGCCATCTTCGAATGCATAATGCAGGTGAAATGGATAGCAGGTGACCACAACTTGCCCATCTGCTATCTCTCTGGCAACGACATCACCAGTTCGTTTGACAACAATTTGTTCAAGCCCGGGGTAAATCTCAGTTCGAAGTTGCTTGAAGCATAGAAAACCGGACAGCGGTGGAA contains:
- a CDS encoding nuclear transport factor 2 family protein produces the protein PPLSGFLCFKQLRTEIYPGLEQIVVKRTGDVVAREIADGQVVVTCYPFHLHYAFEDGRKMSIDARISQIWEKRSDGYRIVHEHPSTVYNGS